The segment ATCAAATATGATATTACTGAACGTGTAACATTTGCAGTTGAACTTATCCATCGCAAAACAGGTAGTGATTATATTGATGATGTAAGTAATAAATTTATTGATCCGGCCTTGTTCGATCAATACTTGACACCAACACAGGCAACGTATGCTAAATACCTGGCCAATCCAAGTTCATTTTATCCGAATTCAAATCCGGCTTATACTCCTTACCGCACCGGTAAGAAAAGAGGTAACCCATTAAAAAATGATTCTTATTTCTCCAGTACATTCAGACTTACGTGGAAGATCGGCGATGTTTATGCCGACTGGTTCCGAAATAAGAACTCAATGAAATGTCCGCAATACTTTTAGCGAATTATTTTTATCCATACCCATACCCAAATCCCTAAAAAATGAAAACTGAAATCCCCAAAACAAAAGCAAGAGCGCTATCTAACAATCCCGAGCTGACTATTTGGTTACTTCGTGTAGGATTAGTTACACTCTATGTAGTACTCTACATCTTTAAGAAAAAACTCTATCTATAACTTCTTAAGCAAAGTATGCAATAAACGTTAGTCCGTACCCTTCTCATAATGTTCCAATCCTGTGAAAATCCAGTGAGAACCAGCGACCGATATTTATTTCACCATGCTTTGCTTATTCTTTTAATTACATCAACTATCAATATGTAAACTCTTTGAACAAAGTATGCAATAAACGTTAATCCGTACCCCTTTTCTCAATTTTATCTAATCTTGAGAAAAAGAAAAAGAGAACCAGATCGATATTTATTTCACCATGCTTTGTTCATTTTTTTTCCAGTGTAAACCAAGACAATTTCCAATGATTTGGCAAAGTATGTAATAAACGTTAGTCCGAAACCCTTTCTCAAGTTTCCAATCCTGTGAAAATCTAAAGAGAGAACCCTGGACGGATATTTATTTCATCATGCTTTGCTTTGTTTCTCTTGGTCCGTACTCTATCCTGTTGCCCCCCATTGGTTCGGGGGGCTTTTTTTTACCTATAATTCAACCTTTAAAAATCTTGCGGTGTGACTTGCTTTACAGTTGAGTAATTCTTCGGGTGTTCCTTCAAACAAAATTTCACCACCACCATCACCACCTTCGGGTCCTAAATCAATTATATGATCAGCAACTTTTATTACATCCATATTGTGCTCAATTACTAATACTGTATTGCCTCTATCGGTTAATTTATTCAATACATCAAGCAAGTGTTGAATATCCTGGAAGTGTAAACCTGTAGTTGGCTCATCGAGAATATAAAATGTTTTGCCGGTATCTTTCTTTGCAAGTTCGGTTGATAGTTTTACACGTTGCGCTTCTCCACCACTTAACGTAACAGCACTTTGGCCGAGTGTGATGTAACCAAGTCCAACATCTTCCAATACTTTTATTTTGCGATAGAGGTATGGAACAGGTTGAAAGAATTCAACTGCTTCTTCAACTGTCATATCCAACACATCAGCAATTGATTTTCCTTTGTAACGGATTTCAAGTGTTTCACGATTGTAACGTTTGCCATTACATTTTTCACAATGCACATATACATCAGGTAAGAAATTCATTTCAATTACACGCATACCACCGCCTTCACATACGTCGCATCTTCCTGTTTTTACATTAAAAGAAAAACGACCTGCATTATAACCCCTGATCTTTGCTTCAGGCACTGCAGAAAATAATGTTCTGATCTCAGTAAAGAAACCGCAATAGGTGGCGGGATTACTTCTTGGTGTTCGTCCAATAGGCGACTGATCAATTTCAATCACCTTATCAATATGTTCCAATCCTTTAATGCTTTTGTAAGGCATTGGATTTGCTTTTGACTCATAGCAATATTTGCTGAGAATAGGATAGAGTGTTTCGTTGATGAGTGTACTCTTGCCACTGCCACTAACACCCGTAACAACAATCAGTTTGCCCAATGGAAATTTCGCACTCACGTTGTTGAGATTGTTACCACTTGCTCCTTTTAATTCGATGTGTTTGCCATTGCCTTTTCTTCGTTCTGTTGGAACGGCAATTGATTTGATCCCGTTTAAATATTTGGCAGTATCACTTTTTGATTCGAGCACATCTTTTGGTGATCCGGCAGATACAATTGTTCCACCATGTTTACCAGCTTGCGGACCAACATCAATCAAATGATCAGCCGCAAGCATGATGTCTTTATCATGTTCAACTACCAACACGCTGTTACCAACGTCACGAAGATTTTTTAATGCTTCGATCAACCGATGATTATCACGTTGATGCAAACCAATACTCGGTTCATCTAAAATATAAGTGATGCCCTGCAGTTGAGATCCGATCTGCGTTGCCAAACGTATACGCTGACTTTCGCCACCGCTTAGCGTTCTGCTCGAACGATTTAATGTTAGATAAGTTAAACCAACATTCAATAAAAACTGTAATCGTTCCCTGATCTCCTTCAACACATCTTTGGCGATTGCTGCCTGTTTATTACTGATGCGTAATTCCAGTCCGTCAAACCAGGCAGCAAGATTATCAAGATTGAGTTCACTTAACTCAGCAATATTGCGGTCTTCAATTTTAAACCAGAGACTTTCTTTTTTCAATCTGGCGCCATTGCAGCTGCCACATGTTTGTAATGTCATGAATTGTGTCACCCATTCACGCAAACCTTCTGTGCTTTGTGCAGAAACAAACCAACGCTTCAACATGGGGATGATGCCTTCGTAACTGCCAGTGTATTCATGCGGAACCGTTTCATCACTTGCATCAACTTCCAATGTTGCACTGATATTTTTATCACCGAATAATAACAGGTCCAGTTGCTCTTTTGGAAGATTCTTTACCGGCACATCTAATTTAATCTTATACTTTTTTGCAAAAGCGATCACTTGTTGAAACACACTCGCATCTCTTTCTTCACCCAGTGGAGCAATGCCACCTTCTTTTACAGTTAGTGTTTGATCAGGAAGTACTAACTCCATATCAATTGTGTAAACATTACCCAATCCTTTGCAGGTTGGGCATGCGCCATAAGGAGAGTTAAATGAG is part of the Lacibacter sediminis genome and harbors:
- the uvrA gene encoding excinuclease ABC subunit UvrA; amino-acid sequence: MSDSTNDQIEVSGARVHNLKNIDVSIPKNKLVVITGISGSGKSSLAFDTIYAEGQRRYMETFGAYARQFVGDMERPDVDKITGLSPVISIEQKTTNKNPRSTVGTITEVYDFLRLLYARASDAYSYNTGKKMVKWSEEEIVENIFNRFDGQKVSLLAPLVRGRKGHYRELFEDIRKKGYVKVRVDGEIQDITPKMQVDRYKIHDIEVVVDRLKVSDDFRVRISQSVQQTLKIGKDLMFIETEKTGVVSYSKQLMCEDTGLSYEEPSPNAFSFNSPYGACPTCKGLGNVYTIDMELVLPDQTLTVKEGGIAPLGEERDASVFQQVIAFAKKYKIKLDVPVKNLPKEQLDLLLFGDKNISATLEVDASDETVPHEYTGSYEGIIPMLKRWFVSAQSTEGLREWVTQFMTLQTCGSCNGARLKKESLWFKIEDRNIAELSELNLDNLAAWFDGLELRISNKQAAIAKDVLKEIRERLQFLLNVGLTYLTLNRSSRTLSGGESQRIRLATQIGSQLQGITYILDEPSIGLHQRDNHRLIEALKNLRDVGNSVLVVEHDKDIMLAADHLIDVGPQAGKHGGTIVSAGSPKDVLESKSDTAKYLNGIKSIAVPTERRKGNGKHIELKGASGNNLNNVSAKFPLGKLIVVTGVSGSGKSTLINETLYPILSKYCYESKANPMPYKSIKGLEHIDKVIEIDQSPIGRTPRSNPATYCGFFTEIRTLFSAVPEAKIRGYNAGRFSFNVKTGRCDVCEGGGMRVIEMNFLPDVYVHCEKCNGKRYNRETLEIRYKGKSIADVLDMTVEEAVEFFQPVPYLYRKIKVLEDVGLGYITLGQSAVTLSGGEAQRVKLSTELAKKDTGKTFYILDEPTTGLHFQDIQHLLDVLNKLTDRGNTVLVIEHNMDVIKVADHIIDLGPEGGDGGGEILFEGTPEELLNCKASHTARFLKVEL